A stretch of Aedes aegypti strain LVP_AGWG chromosome 2, AaegL5.0 Primary Assembly, whole genome shotgun sequence DNA encodes these proteins:
- the LOC5567091 gene encoding charged multivesicular body protein 5 yields the protein MNRLFGKSKPKEPGPSIDDCIKGVDSRAETIDQKVRTLDAELRKYKDQMAKMREGPAKNAVKAKALRVLKQRKQYENQVENLRNQSFNMEQANFAAQTLKDTHATVAAMKDGMKSMKKEFKKINIEEIEDIQDDMADMLEQADEVQEAMGRSYGMPEIDDDELQAELDALGDEIALDDDTSYLDDVVKAPAAPDKEPGADSVTNKDGILVDEFGLPQIPTQVKST from the exons ATGAACCGTCTATTTGGTAAATCAAAGCCCAAAGAACCCGGACCAAGTATTGATGATTGCATCAAGGGG GTTGATTCCCGAGCGGAAACCATCGATCAGAAGGTTCGCACCCTCGATGCCGAACTGCGCAAATACAAGGACCAGATGGCCAAGATGCGGGAAGGTCCGGCTAAGAATGCCGTCAAGGCGAAGGCCCTGCGGGTGCTCAAGCAGCGAAAACA GTATGAAAACCAGGTAGAAAATCTGAGGAACCAGTCGTTCAACATGGAGCAGGCCAACTTTGCCGCCCAAACTCTCAAGGATACCCACGCCACAGTGGCGGCCATGAAGGACGGCATGAAGTCGATGAAGAAGGAGTTTAAAAAGATCAACATCGAAGAGATTGAAGACATTCAGGACGACATGGCGGACATGCTGGAACAGGCCGACGAGGTCCAGGAGGCGATGGGACGCAGCTACGGAATGCCGGAGATTGACGACGATGAACTGCAAGCGGAACTGGATGCCTTGGGCGATGAGATTGCCCTGGATGACGACACCAGTTATCTGGACGATGTGGTCAAGGCACCGGCTGCTCCCGATAAGGAACCCGGCGCGGACAGTGTTACCAATAAGGACGGCATTTTGGTAGACGAGTTCGGACTGCCTCAGATTCCGACTCAAGTGAAAAGCACCTAG